In one window of Musa acuminata AAA Group cultivar baxijiao chromosome BXJ3-2, Cavendish_Baxijiao_AAA, whole genome shotgun sequence DNA:
- the LOC135586772 gene encoding mitochondrial import receptor subunit TOM20-like, translating to MELPQNDFDRIVFFEHARKTAEVVYAKNPLDADNLTRWGGALLELSSFQSGSDSIKMVEDAVSKLEEALEVNPSKHDTLWCLGNAHTSHAFYTPDHEAAKVEFDKAAQCFRQAVELDPGNELYLKSLELSNKAPELHLELQRQMASQQASQGATTASSMKTPKKKKDSDLKYDVLGWVILAIGIVVWVGMAKSHVPPPPPR from the exons ATGGAGTTGCCGCAGAACGATTTCGATCGGATCGTCTTCTTTGAGCACGCGCGCAAGACTGCGGAGGTCGTTTACGCCAAGAACCCCCTCGATGCCGAT AATCTCACGAGATGGGGCGGAGCACTTCTTGAACTATCCTCGTTTCAGAGTGGTAGCGACTCCATAAAGATGGTCGAAG ATGCTGTATCGAAACTGGAGGAAGCCTTGGAGGTGAATCCAAGCAAGCATGATACTCTTTGGTGCTTGGGAAACGCCCATACATCTCATGCTTTCTACACACCGGATCACGAGGCTGCTAAGGTTGAATTTGACAAGGCAGCTCAGTGCTTCCGGCAGGCTGTGGAGTTG GATCCTGGGAATGAGCTGTATCTTAAGTCACTGGAATTATCAAACAAG GCACCTGAATTGCATCTAGAACTCCAAAGGCAGATGGCAAGTCAGCAAGCTTCACAGGGAGCAACCACTGCTTCGAGTATGAAG aCTCCCAAGAAGAAAAAAGACAGCGACCTAAAGTATGACGTGCTTGGCTGGGTAATCCTTGCGATTGGTATTGTTGTGTGGGTCGGGATGGCCAAATCTCATGTTCCTCCCCCTCCACCAAGGTAA
- the LOC135630896 gene encoding uncharacterized protein LOC135630896: MALEGGPVRMSSDQQAHSDEPPAVRSHTTDATEEHPQQEGVRDERPAAISERYWRLFNDPGLSPPIANPGGPSPVPPEAFYDLTHQVRALTGVMQTIIPLVSPPTASHSTLPPPRQRPAAQNPAPLPESPASPPDQSTQPGSRGAEEPAAHPTPVAPLSDSAEGLWAQLRLVGRRLDEVQREVHRTRGDPGAERHQGSPFTPEIQEQAIPPHFRLPSLDAYDGATDPADHVAAFRAQMALYGTSDALMCRAFPTTLRGPARAWYSNLKTATIASFDQLARDFELNFLAHAKPKPSVAMLLGLNQREDEPLSHFVNRFTTQIRGLSDAHPSLMMQAFMMGLRPTRFFWSLVERPPTSVPEMLQRANQYIAAEAWMVGRRDERKRVKPEQSQQQQPATSRRRAGGLNDAAPRSPPPGLNSSRTEIFLHIKEKGLLKDPYPMRSSRELADRSKYCRFHRQPGHDTEECRELKRQIEELIRRGHLGSYLRPDKELSPRPEGPIERHIDVITGGPASGGSSMADGRAYARASRAEATKQEKGPEVTFPTGGPEPAEHDDALVISARIANAQVRRIMVDTGSSADILYWDAFQKLGLVKENMKPVYSTLTGFTGASISSLGVITLPLTLGVFPKAKTVMTSFLVVDLPTTYNAILGRPTLIKTRAVISTYYQTIKFPTHDGVGEVAGNSWESRRCYLTAVSLNKRARIQSPLEDPREGKKPTPRPEPKESTIDLPLIEGRPDQTVKVGSGLPEQEQQQLVGLLRANADIFAWTPTDLVGVHPEVALHHLNISSDARPVKQRPRRQAPDRQLAIREEVNRLLAAGFIEEARYPQWLSNVVLVKKPNGSWRMCVDYTSLNNACPKDCYPLPKIDQLVDATAGHARLSFMDAFSGYNQVRMAPEDQEHTAFLTEQGVYFYKVMPFGLKNAGATYQRTVNRIFAHQIGRNMEIYVDDMIVKSRTAEAHPSDLAETFDTLRKFGLRLNPAKCAFGVTSGKFLGFIIHERGIDANPEKIQAIIDMQPPRTIRDLQRLNGRLVALSRFLSRSGDRCLPFFQALKDPKNFRWTTECERAFERMKQHLANLPRLASVSPGEKLSLYLAASQHAVSSVLVKENSGDQLPVYYVSHMLSGPEERYPPIEKLALALVLSARKLRPYFQAHPMEVITDQPLRLVLSKFDVAGRLLKWAVELGEHDIQYIPRTAIKAQAVADFIAELTPSTGEELEPPRETWTLHVDGSANTKGAGAGLVLVTPDGRSIERSFCFGFRATNNEAEYEALLAGLQLALEMRVTDIRVITDSQLVARQLDGGYEARDPIMAKYLAQVKSLATKFAHFELSNVPRSENQRADTLAKWASGSAPWALPETEVLPHQAIEVVATVTGDAPATWVQEMLRFKRDGALPDNETTARRLRRTQAWYIEEEGRLYKRSFSRPLLRCLEPNEARAVLSDMHEGACGEHIGERALAHKILRQGYYWPTMRQDAKAFVRRCSSCQEHARIARRPAVLFTPVDCAWPFAQWGLDILGPLPPASGQRKYIIVGVDYFTRWVEAEPLATITESQVERFVWRNLITRFGLPQSIVTDNGPQFADRRFQEFCAKHKIQLRFSSVAYPQANGLAEVTNRSIVDGLKRRVSAARSAWIDELPSVLWAMRTTPKTPIGESPYSLTFGTEAVLPSEVAIPTPRTADYSEEASGEGLRSNLDLLEERRANAHQKALSYKRAVARVYNRRVRPRSIKLEDLVLRKIEVSRPTQARGKLTPKWEGPYRVIGVSRPGTFRLATMDGDPVPRTWNIQNLRKYFV, encoded by the coding sequence atggcgctagaaggagggccggtccgaatgtcaagcgatcaacaggctcactccgacgaacccccagccgtccggtcgcacacgaccgacgcaacggaagaacatccccaacaggagggggttcgggacgaacgccccgctgcgatctcggagcgctattggcgattgtTCAACGATCCGGGTCTATCGCCACCCATCGCCAATCCCGGTGGCCCGTCACCCGtgccacccgaagccttctacgacctcacgcaccaggtccgggctcttacgggagtgatgcagaccatcatcccgctggtcTCTCCCCCGACGGCTTCACACTCAACCCTACCTCCACCACGGCAACGGCCCGCCGCTCAAAACCCCGCACCGCTCCCCGAGTCTCCCGCTTCGCCTCCGGACCAATCGACCCAACCCGggagccgaggagcggaggaACCAGCGGCGCACCCGACGCCCGTGGCCCCACTTTCAGACTCGGCGGAGGGCCTGTGGGCCCAGCTACGCCTCGTAGGCCGCCGGCTGGACGAGGTGCAGCGTGAGGTTCACCGGACCAGGGGAGACCCGGGGGCCGAGCGACACCAGGGGTCCCCCTTcacccccgagattcaagagcaagcaatcccgccgcattttcggctcccgTCATTGGATGCCTATGACGGTGCCACCGATCCGGCGGACCACGTAGCTGCTTTCCGCGCCCAAATGGCACTATACGGGACatccgatgccctgatgtgcagggcgttcccgacaaccctgcggggcccagcccgagcgtggtacagcaatctgaagaccgcgaccatcgcctctttcgaccaatTGGCCAGagactttgagcttaacttcctcgCTCATGCCAAACCGAAGCCGTCGGTGgcgatgctcctcgggctcaaccagagggaggatgagcccctctctcactttgtgaaccgcttcaccacacAAATCCGCGGGTTGTCTGacgctcacccttctttgatgatgcaggcattcatgatgggcctgcgccctacccgattcttttggtctctggtggagcgaccccccacttcggttcccgaaatgttgcagcgtgcgaaccagtacatcgctgctgaggcatggatggtcgggaggcgcgacgagcgcaagagggtcaagccagagcagtcccaacaacaacagcccgctacctcccggcgcagggccggcggcctcaacgatgcggcacctaggtcccctcccccgggcctgaactcctctcggaccgaaatatttctccacattaaggagaaaggccttctcaaagacccctacccgatgaggagctcgcgcgaactcgcggaccgctctaaatactgccgtttccaccgacagcccggtcacgacaccgaggagtgtcgagaattaaaaaggcaaattgaggagctcatccgccgagggcacctcggctcatacctccgaccagacaaggagctctcgccacgcccggaaggccccatcgagcggcacatagatgtcataaccggcggACCAGCGTCCGGAGGGAGTTCCATGGCGGACGGAAGGGcatacgccagggcctcccgGGCTGAAGCCACCAAACAGGAAAAAGgccccgaagtcaccttcccgaccgggggACCTGAACCAGCCGAACATGATGACGCGTTGGTaatatcagccagaatcgccaacgcgcaagtgagaaggatcatggtcgacactggaagctcggccgatatactttactgggacgccttccaaaagctcggtctggtaaaggagaacatgaagccggtatactcaacactcacggggttcaccggtgcctcaatctcgtcactaggggtcatcaccctgcccctaactttgggagtcttcccgaaggcaaaaacagtgatgacctcctttctggtggtcgacctccccacgacatacaacgccatcctcggacggccaaccctcatcaagacccgagccgtcatctcaacttactaccaaaccatcaagttcccgacccacgatggggtcggggaagtggcggggaactcctgggagtccaggcgctgctacttgaccgctgtgtcactaaacaagagagcgaggatccaatccccgctggaagacccccgggagggaaaaaaaccGACCCCCCGCCCCGAGCCGAAGGAATCCACCATTGACTTGCCACTGATCGAAGGAAGGCCCGACCAAACAGTCAAAGTCGGGTCGGGACTGCCCGAACAAGAGCAAcagcagctcgtcggccttctgcgagccaacgccgacatcttcgcttggacgccgACTGACCTAGTCggagtccacccggaagtcgcgctgcaccacttgaacatctcgtccgacgcccgcccggtaaaacagagacccaggcggcaggccccggatcggcaactggccatccgagaagaggtaaaccgacttctggcggccggtttcatagaagaggcaaggtacccacagtggctctccaatgtagtccttgtcaaaaagcctaatggaagctggcggatgtgcgttgactacaccagtctcaataatgcttgcccaaaagattgctaccccctgccgaagatcgaccagctagttGACGCCACGGCTGGCCACGCCCGTCTTTCGTTTATGGACGCATTCTCCGGGTACAACCAggtcaggatggcacccgaagaccaagaacacacagccttcctcaccgagcaaggggtatatttttacaaagtcatgccgttcgggttgaaaaatgccggggcgacctaccagaggacggtgaacaggatattcgcccaccagattggacgaaacatggagatatatgtcgacgacatgatcgtaaagagccgaaCGGCGGAGGCCCATCCTTCTGACCTAGCTGAAACATTCGACACCCTGCGAAAgttcggcctgcgcctcaaccccgccaagtgcgccttcggcgtgacctcgggaaaattcctcggattcatcatacatgagagagggattgacgccaacccggaaaagatacaggccatcattgacatgcagcctcctcggacgatcagagacctgcagcgccttaacgggaggctagtCGCGTTATCACGTTTTCtttcccgatcgggagatcgctgcctccccttcttccaggccctgaaggatccgaagaacttccgatggacgaCGGAATGCGAGAGGGCCTTCGAGCGGATGAAGcaacacctggccaacctcccccggcTCGCTTCAGTCTCCCCTGGGGAGAAATTGAGTCTCTACCTCGCCGCCTCCCAGCACGCGGTCAGTTCGGTTCTGGTCAAAGAAAACTCCGGCGACCAACTgccggtctactatgtcagccacatgcTGAGCGGGCCAGAAGAACGCTACCCGCCAATCGAAAAGCTGGCGCTGGCGCTCGTTCTGTCGGCGCGAAAGCTCCGCCCTTATTTCCAGGCCCACCCGATGGAGGTAATAACTGACCAGCCGCTCCGGCTTGTCCTGTCTAAATTCGACgttgcagggcgtctcctcaaatgggcagtagagctcggcgagcacgacatacaGTATATACcacggaccgccatcaaagcccaggCCGTGGCAGACTTCATTGCAGAGCTGACCCCGAGCACAGGCGAGGAACTCGAGCCACCGCGTGAGACGTGGACCCTCCACGTAGACGGGTCGGCCAACACAAAAGGCGCCGGTGCAGGGCTGGTGCTGGTGACACCTGACGGCCGCTCGATCGAGCGCTCCTTCTGCTTCGGGTTtagggccaccaacaacgaggcagaatacgaggctctcctggcggggctccagttggcactggaaatgcgggtgaccgacatacgcgtcatcaccgactcacagctggtggctaggcagctcgacgGCGGATACGAAGCCCGGGACCCGATTATGGCGAAATATCTGGCACAGGTAAAAAGCCTTGCCACCAAGTTTGcccattttgaattgtcgaatgttcccaggagcgagaaccagcgagccgacaccctgGCAAAATGGGCGTCCGGCTCGGCCCCCTGGGCTCTACCCGAGACCGAAGTGCTCCCCCACCAAGCCATAGAGGTCGTCGCCACGGTCACGGGCGAcgcgccggccacttgggtacaagagatgctacgcttcaagcgggatgggGCTCTACCCGACAATGAAACCACGGCTCGACGCTTGCGTCGGACGCAGGCATGGTACATCGAAGAGGAAGGACGGCTGTACAAGCGGTCCTTCTCGCGCCCCTTGTTACGCTGCCTAGAGCCGAACGAAGCTCGGGCCgttctgtccgacatgcatgaaggggcctgcggggaacacataggcgaacgagccctggcgcacaagatactccgacaggggtactactggccgaccatgcgccaggacgcgaaagctttcgtgcggcggtgcagctcgtgccaggagcacgcccgcatcgcccgacggccggcggtcctgttcacccctgtcgactgtgcctggccattcgcgcaatggggactggacatactagggcctctcccacccgcctccggccagcggaagtacatcatcgtgggagtggactactttaccaggtgggtcgaagccgagcctCTAGCGACCATTACGGAGTCACAAGTGGAAaggttcgtgtggagaaacctcataactcggttcggcctgccccagtccatcgtcaccgacaatggaCCTCAATTCGCCGACAGGAGattccaagagttttgcgccaagcacaaaatacagctgaggttcagctcggtggcttacccccaggcgaatgggctagctgaggtaaccaaccggtccatcgTCGACGGCCTCAAGAGAAGGGTATCCGCTgcccgatcggcttggatcgacgagctcccgagcgtcctatgggcgatgcgcactacccccaagaccccgatcggggagtctccctacagcctcacgttcgggaccgaggccgtatTGCCATCCGAAGTAGCCATCCCGACTCCGCGGACGGCAGACTACAGCGAAGAGGCCTCGGGAGAAGGGCTCCGATCCAACCTGGACCTACTCGAGGAAAGACGGGCTAACGCACACCAGAAAgctctttcttacaaaagagccgtagcgagggtctacaaccggagaGTACGACCCCGATCAATAAAATTAGAGGacctggtcctgcgcaaaatcgaAGTCAGCCGCCCAACCCAAGCAAGGGGGAAGCTGACCCCAAAGTGGGAaggaccctatcgggtcatcggagtatcccgaccggggacgttccgactcgcgacaatggatggcgaccccgtgccccggacttggaacatacagaaccttaggaaaTACTTCGTTTGA